From Pediococcus inopinatus, one genomic window encodes:
- a CDS encoding IS256 family transposase: MNQFTKEIVTALAQNQDLDLIFKDHLEIAVNELLQNELSAFLGYERYDRAGFNSGNSRNGNYLRTFKTKYGELNLTVPRDRNGEFINHTLPAYQRQTDQLEQTVIQLYQKGITTHEISDLMEKMYGAYYTPQTVSNLTKVVNEQVEAFKSRTLSEKYAVIYLDATYLPLRRDTVAKEAVHIAIGIQPNGHKEVLSYKIAPTESGAIWTEVLADLKQRGVQQNLLFVADGLVGLASAVGKYYPEAVIQQCLVHVSRNISHRIRVKDRKEVLGDFKLIHQSSDKQAAEHSLANFINRWRKRYPKVTQGLLENQKLLTCFDFPAAIRASIYSTNLIESFNKKFKRQTKKREQFPNEESLERTLMTVILDYNDKFDQRVHKGFNMVEDTLESMF, encoded by the coding sequence ATGAATCAGTTTACCAAAGAAATTGTCACAGCACTAGCTCAGAATCAAGATTTAGACCTCATTTTTAAAGATCACCTAGAAATTGCCGTTAATGAATTACTTCAAAATGAGCTTTCCGCCTTTTTAGGCTATGAACGCTATGATAGAGCTGGATTTAACTCTGGTAATTCACGCAATGGCAACTACTTAAGAACCTTCAAAACTAAATATGGCGAGTTGAATCTCACGGTTCCACGTGATCGTAATGGCGAATTTATTAACCACACCTTACCTGCTTATCAGCGCCAAACAGACCAACTGGAACAGACGGTCATCCAGCTTTATCAAAAAGGCATTACTACCCATGAAATCTCCGATCTCATGGAAAAAATGTATGGTGCTTATTACACACCGCAAACAGTTTCTAACTTAACTAAAGTCGTTAATGAACAAGTTGAAGCTTTCAAAAGTAGAACATTGTCAGAAAAATATGCGGTTATCTATCTGGATGCCACTTATCTGCCGTTAAGACGCGACACCGTCGCAAAAGAAGCAGTCCACATTGCGATCGGTATACAGCCTAATGGGCATAAAGAAGTCTTATCATACAAAATAGCGCCTACTGAATCTGGTGCAATTTGGACAGAGGTATTGGCTGATCTGAAACAACGAGGGGTGCAACAGAATTTACTTTTTGTGGCCGATGGCTTAGTTGGATTGGCGTCTGCGGTTGGCAAATATTACCCCGAAGCCGTTATTCAACAATGTCTCGTTCATGTAAGTCGTAATATCTCGCATCGTATTCGTGTGAAAGACCGTAAAGAAGTCTTAGGTGATTTTAAATTAATCCATCAATCATCTGATAAACAGGCGGCAGAGCACAGCCTAGCTAACTTTATCAATCGCTGGCGCAAACGATATCCTAAAGTTACCCAAGGGTTATTAGAAAATCAGAAATTATTGACGTGTTTTGATTTCCCAGCAGCTATTCGGGCTAGTATTTACAGCACAAACCTAATTGAATCATTTAATAAAAAATTCAAGCGGCAGACTAAAAAACGTGAACAGTTTCCAAATGAGGAATCCTTAGAAAGAACCTTGATGACGGTTATTCTGGATTACAATGACAAGTTTGATCAGCGGGTGCATAAGGGATTCAACATGGTTGAAGACACATTAGAATCTATGTTTTAA
- a CDS encoding recombinase family protein gives MKYGYARVSTTDQKLANQIELLKLAGAEKIFQEKFTGTTTERPEFQKLLRALKTGDTLIVTKLDRFARNTREALAIIQELFKENVKVNILNMGLIDNTPTGQLVFTIFSAFAQFERDMIVTRTQEGKVYAKQHDPLFREGRPKTYSDEQIRFAYELRKQGMTYKMIERKTGISKRTQQRRFKSI, from the coding sequence ATGAAATATGGCTATGCGCGGGTCAGTACCACTGATCAAAAATTAGCAAATCAAATTGAGTTACTAAAATTGGCAGGAGCAGAAAAAATCTTTCAAGAAAAGTTTACTGGCACAACTACCGAACGACCGGAGTTTCAAAAACTGTTGCGCGCTCTAAAAACAGGTGATACTTTGATTGTCACTAAGCTGGATCGGTTTGCACGGAACACGCGCGAGGCCTTAGCCATTATCCAAGAGTTGTTTAAAGAAAATGTCAAAGTCAACATTTTGAATATGGGCTTAATTGACAATACGCCGACTGGCCAATTAGTCTTTACAATATTTAGCGCCTTTGCGCAGTTTGAACGCGATATGATTGTCACGCGCACACAAGAAGGTAAAGTGTATGCCAAGCAACATGATCCGTTGTTTCGGGAAGGGCGACCGAAAACGTATTCTGATGAACAGATCAGATTTGCTTATGAGTTGCGAAAACAAGGCATGACTTATAAGATGATTGAACGAAAGACGGGGATTAGTAAACGCACGCAACAGCGAAGGTTTAAGTCGATTTAA
- a CDS encoding IS256 family transposase encodes MNELTTEIIAALAQKQDLDEVFRHHLEIAINQLLQTELAEFLGYERYSYAGINTGNNRNGSYERSFDTKYGQLNLTIPRDRNGRFENHTLPAYGRHSDNLETTVIQLYTKGITTAEIAELIEKMYGAHYSKATVSNMTKAVNEQVQAFQQRRLASQYAAIFLDATYLPLKRDTVQKEAVHIAIGIRPDGTKEVLNYQVAPTESTGIWTELLGTLIKQGVKDVLLFVSDGLVGLDEGLNRHFPKAKRQRCLVHVGRNLMNKVRVKDRKAVISDFKQVHRAANREAAELKLNEFANNWHQTYPKLIKDLLKMPNLLTFMDFPPAIRQSLYATNLIENFNKHLKRTTHHKEQFPTEDSLDRFLVSQFNVYNEKSLKRIHRGFKGLQDTLEASFI; translated from the coding sequence ATGAATGAACTTACCACAGAAATTATCGCTGCACTAGCCCAAAAGCAAGATTTGGACGAAGTTTTTCGTCACCACCTCGAAATTGCGATTAACCAGCTGCTTCAAACCGAATTGGCAGAGTTTTTGGGTTACGAACGCTACTCATACGCTGGGATTAACACTGGTAATAACCGCAACGGCAGTTATGAGCGCTCGTTTGATACGAAGTACGGCCAACTTAACTTAACCATTCCTCGAGATCGCAATGGCCGGTTTGAAAATCATACCTTGCCAGCCTACGGTCGGCACAGTGATAATTTAGAAACAACGGTCATTCAGTTGTATACCAAGGGCATTACCACTGCTGAAATTGCCGAACTCATTGAGAAAATGTACGGTGCTCACTACTCCAAAGCCACGGTTTCCAACATGACTAAAGCCGTCAATGAACAGGTTCAAGCTTTCCAGCAACGTCGACTGGCTTCACAATATGCGGCCATCTTCTTAGATGCCACTTACTTGCCGTTAAAGCGGGATACCGTTCAAAAAGAAGCCGTTCATATTGCGATTGGCATTCGTCCAGATGGTACGAAAGAAGTGCTGAACTACCAAGTGGCGCCAACGGAATCGACTGGAATCTGGACTGAACTGCTGGGAACCTTGATCAAGCAGGGCGTTAAAGATGTGCTGTTGTTTGTGTCCGATGGGTTAGTTGGTTTGGATGAAGGCTTGAATCGGCATTTCCCTAAAGCCAAACGACAACGTTGCCTGGTTCATGTTGGGCGGAATCTGATGAACAAAGTTCGCGTAAAAGACCGCAAGGCCGTGATCAGTGACTTTAAACAAGTTCATCGGGCCGCCAACCGTGAAGCAGCCGAACTGAAACTGAATGAGTTCGCCAACAACTGGCATCAGACCTATCCCAAATTAATCAAAGATCTGCTTAAAATGCCGAATTTACTCACTTTCATGGACTTTCCACCAGCTATCCGGCAATCACTATACGCCACTAACCTGATTGAGAACTTTAATAAGCATCTCAAGCGCACCACCCACCACAAAGAACAATTTCCAACGGAAGATTCACTGGATCGCTTCCTGGTTTCTCAGTTTAATGTTTATAACGAGAAGTCTCTGAAGCGGATCCACCGAGGGTTCAAAGGACTCCAGGACACCTTGGAAGCATCATTTATTTAA
- a CDS encoding metal ABC transporter solute-binding protein, Zn/Mn family — MVFQPLNILLFEEKIILKKTLKLLTLIITFIGTATFIAGCSQSTSSTKNNKITVTATTDFYGEVAKAVVGNKGHVTSVINNPSVDPHDYEPTSKIAKEVANSNVLVANGVGYDGWMSKLAKNAPKATYIKVGEDLLDKKDGDNPHLWYNPKTMPKLANDLAKHFSKLQPKNEAYFKANAKQYIKSLASINQQIKRINAVAKKTTNKEVYVSEPVFDYALQAAGFKVADHSFEEDTENGVDPSPKTIKTMQTNIKNHKIAFFVFNKQVDSNTVNNLVSLARKNNVPVLAVTETLPSGKTYKTWMLSQYQQLYKIISTTEK; from the coding sequence ATGGTATTTCAACCATTAAATATATTATTGTTTGAGGAGAAAATAATTTTGAAAAAAACATTAAAGCTTTTAACATTGATTATTACTTTTATTGGGACCGCGACGTTTATAGCTGGGTGCTCACAATCTACTTCATCCACTAAAAATAATAAAATAACAGTAACAGCAACAACTGATTTTTATGGGGAAGTCGCTAAGGCAGTTGTCGGCAACAAGGGACATGTAACGTCTGTGATTAATAATCCTAGTGTTGATCCACATGATTATGAGCCAACCTCCAAAATAGCTAAAGAAGTGGCTAACTCCAATGTATTGGTTGCAAACGGAGTGGGTTATGATGGCTGGATGAGCAAGTTGGCTAAAAATGCCCCTAAGGCTACATATATTAAAGTTGGTGAAGATCTTTTAGATAAAAAGGATGGAGATAATCCGCATTTGTGGTATAACCCAAAAACAATGCCTAAACTAGCTAACGACTTGGCTAAACATTTCAGTAAATTACAACCTAAAAACGAAGCTTACTTTAAAGCCAATGCCAAGCAATATATTAAGTCTTTAGCTTCGATTAATCAACAAATTAAACGAATCAATGCAGTCGCTAAGAAGACTACCAATAAAGAGGTTTACGTTAGTGAACCGGTATTTGATTACGCTTTACAGGCCGCCGGTTTTAAAGTAGCAGATCATAGTTTTGAGGAAGACACTGAAAATGGTGTTGATCCATCTCCAAAGACTATTAAAACAATGCAAACAAATATTAAGAATCACAAAATTGCGTTCTTTGTTTTTAACAAACAAGTGGATTCAAATACTGTTAACAATTTAGTAAGTTTAGCAAGAAAAAATAATGTTCCAGTTCTGGCTGTTACTGAAACTTTACCGTCCGGAAAAACTTATAAAACTTGGATGCTTAGTCAGTATCAGCAACTTTATAAGATAATTAGTACTACAGAAAAGTAA
- a CDS encoding N-acetylmuramoyl-L-alanine amidase — translation MFILRVIIIVGLVYIVGHLTIQYFCEPKVTAQTINLRDMPTPKGHIIEKLAYGTRLKVEKKNVHTKWWRVKVGHHQGWVASWLIHQTKYRAINSLAEATIVLDPGHGGIDSGTIGLHGAMEKTYTLPTALAVAQLLRSKYSRVILTRQSDQSVSLSKRPKIANMDKATLFISFHFNSAGKKNAAQGFEVFQYHQNARKLAQKLNNNFVNLPLVNRGIAFGDFEVLRDNQRPAVLIEMGFMDSTHDFKHIKSKIYQRLVARDVVRGITQYVH, via the coding sequence TTGTTTATATTACGTGTCATCATTATTGTTGGTCTCGTATATATCGTGGGACATCTAACTATTCAATATTTCTGTGAGCCTAAAGTCACTGCACAAACAATTAATTTGCGTGACATGCCGACACCAAAGGGTCACATTATCGAAAAGCTCGCTTACGGAACCAGATTAAAGGTAGAAAAAAAGAACGTTCATACTAAATGGTGGCGTGTTAAAGTTGGCCATCATCAAGGCTGGGTTGCAAGCTGGTTGATTCATCAAACTAAGTATCGAGCTATCAATTCATTGGCAGAAGCAACAATCGTTCTTGATCCAGGGCATGGTGGGATTGATTCCGGTACCATTGGGTTGCATGGCGCCATGGAAAAAACATACACCTTGCCAACCGCCTTGGCAGTAGCCCAGTTATTAAGGTCAAAATATTCACGGGTTATACTAACTCGTCAATCAGATCAATCGGTATCATTGTCTAAACGGCCTAAAATAGCTAATATGGATAAGGCAACGTTGTTTATTAGTTTTCATTTTAATTCTGCGGGAAAGAAAAATGCTGCCCAAGGGTTTGAAGTGTTTCAATACCATCAGAATGCTCGTAAGCTTGCTCAGAAACTTAACAATAATTTTGTTAATCTTCCGTTAGTTAATCGTGGAATAGCTTTTGGCGATTTTGAAGTGTTACGCGATAATCAAAGACCGGCAGTACTAATTGAAATGGGATTTATGGATAGCACACATGATTTTAAACACATAAAATCTAAAATATATCAAAGATTAGTTGCCCGTGATGTAGTAAGAGGAATTACACAGTACGTGCATTAG
- a CDS encoding putative metal homeostasis protein: MEKEDHSSACRHLKSPNIKTRKRALKTIKVIKKQRRLFTRAD; encoded by the coding sequence ATGGAAAAGGAAGACCATTCGAGTGCTTGCAGACATCTAAAAAGTCCCAATATAAAGACAAGAAAACGTGCGTTGAAAACGATTAAAGTGATTAAAAAACAGAGACGGCTGTTTACCCGGGCAGACTAA
- the rpsN gene encoding 30S ribosomal protein S14 has product MAKKSKIARYERQKKLVAKYAGERKNLKAQGDYVALAKLPKDSNPIRLRNRDVLDGRPRGYMRKFGMSRLNFRKYALLGQISGIHKASW; this is encoded by the coding sequence ATGGCTAAGAAGTCAAAAATAGCTAGATATGAGCGTCAGAAGAAGTTAGTTGCGAAGTATGCTGGTGAACGGAAAAATTTAAAAGCACAGGGAGATTACGTGGCACTGGCTAAGTTGCCCAAGGATTCTAATCCAATCCGATTACGAAATCGAGATGTTTTAGATGGGCGGCCTCGTGGGTATATGCGTAAGTTTGGAATGTCCCGATTAAATTTCCGCAAATATGCCTTACTGGGACAAATTTCTGGGATACACAAGGCCAGTTGGTAA
- the rpmG gene encoding 50S ribosomal protein L33 → MWKTIILANADTKEKLYLTSKNPKNTPHKIKLKKYSPKLKHRVWFTEIN, encoded by the coding sequence ATGTGGAAAACAATTATTTTAGCTAATGCGGACACAAAGGAAAAACTGTATTTGACAAGTAAGAATCCTAAGAATACACCTCATAAGATCAAATTAAAAAAATACTCGCCAAAGTTAAAACACAGAGTTTGGTTCACTGAGATTAATTAG
- the rpmF gene encoding 50S ribosomal protein L32, translating to MATPARRQSKSRKRKRRATQKLMLPAIHWDNQLQEYVLSHHVSLSGYYHGKQVIHKSLK from the coding sequence ATGGCTACACCTGCACGCCGTCAGTCCAAATCTCGAAAGAGGAAACGAAGAGCTACACAAAAGTTAATGTTGCCGGCTATTCATTGGGATAACCAACTTCAAGAATATGTACTTTCACATCATGTCTCATTATCGGGTTATTATCACGGAAAACAGGTAATTCATAAATCGCTCAAGTGA
- the clpL gene encoding ATP-dependent protease ClpL has product MANFYENDPFFNNDMDDVFNQLFRRMDNQNSERARYLVNGKSLTPDEFAQYRSTGKLPQNNKTIEVSKDGKQAFKKGGILEKLGTNLTEQARDGLLDPVIGRENEIQETAEILSRRTKNNPILVGDAGVGKTAVVEGLAQAIVAGKVPETIQDKEIYSIDLSSLEAGTQYRGSFEENIKQLVKEVKAAGNIILFFDEIHQIIGTGATGGEDGGKGLADIIKPALSRGELTVIGATTQDEYRNTILKNAALARRFNDVVINEPTAADTLRILQGVKKLYEKHHHVVLPDDVLKAAVDYSIQYIPQRTLPDKAIDLIDMTAAHLAAKNSQTDVETLDQRVKKLEAAKEAAVKSEDFKKAADIKKSIEETKQKIKETDQKEKITATIDDVAQSVERLTGIPVSDMGANDIEHLKNLDKRLKSKVIGQDEAVEMVAKAIRRNRAGFSEGDQPIGSFLFVGPTGVGKTELAKQLALDMFGNENAIIRLDMSEYADRTAVSKLIGTSAGYVGYEDNANTLTERVRRNPYSIVLLDEIEKADPQVLTLLLQVMDDGRLTDGQGNVINFKNTIIIATSNAGFGNEALSGDKQRDQSLMDKLAPFFRPEFLNRFNGIVEFSHLTKQDLSQIVDLMLADVQKTLAKKSIKLEVTKAAKDWLMEQGYDEAMGARPLRRVIEQQIRDKVTDFYLDHLDVKNLKADLVDGEIVISAA; this is encoded by the coding sequence ATGGCGAATTTCTACGAAAATGATCCTTTTTTCAACAATGATATGGATGATGTTTTCAATCAATTATTTCGGCGCATGGATAATCAAAATTCGGAGCGTGCACGGTACTTAGTTAATGGAAAATCGTTGACACCAGATGAGTTTGCTCAATACCGATCAACTGGTAAGCTGCCCCAAAATAATAAAACAATAGAAGTATCTAAAGATGGTAAACAGGCTTTTAAAAAAGGAGGGATTTTAGAAAAGTTAGGGACTAATTTGACGGAACAGGCTCGTGATGGATTACTAGATCCAGTGATTGGACGTGAGAATGAGATTCAAGAAACTGCAGAAATTTTGAGTCGTAGAACGAAAAATAATCCAATCTTAGTTGGTGATGCCGGTGTAGGTAAAACTGCAGTCGTCGAAGGTCTGGCACAAGCAATTGTGGCTGGTAAAGTTCCAGAAACGATTCAAGATAAAGAAATCTATTCGATTGATTTATCGTCTTTGGAAGCAGGAACTCAATATCGCGGTTCTTTTGAAGAGAATATTAAACAGCTGGTAAAGGAAGTTAAAGCAGCTGGTAATATTATTCTATTCTTCGATGAAATTCATCAGATTATCGGCACGGGTGCCACTGGTGGTGAAGACGGTGGCAAGGGATTGGCTGATATCATTAAACCTGCTTTGTCACGTGGCGAGCTGACTGTAATCGGGGCTACGACTCAAGATGAATATCGCAATACTATTTTGAAAAATGCGGCTTTGGCACGGCGATTCAATGATGTTGTGATTAATGAACCGACGGCCGCTGACACTTTACGTATATTACAAGGTGTTAAAAAGCTGTACGAAAAACATCATCATGTTGTATTACCAGATGATGTTTTGAAGGCGGCTGTGGATTATTCAATCCAATATATACCACAACGCACTTTGCCAGATAAAGCTATCGATTTGATCGACATGACTGCGGCTCATTTAGCGGCTAAAAATTCTCAAACTGATGTTGAGACATTGGATCAACGCGTTAAAAAATTAGAGGCAGCTAAGGAGGCCGCCGTTAAATCGGAGGACTTTAAAAAAGCCGCTGATATCAAGAAGTCGATCGAGGAAACCAAGCAAAAAATTAAAGAAACGGATCAAAAAGAAAAAATCACTGCCACGATTGATGATGTGGCACAATCGGTTGAACGTTTAACTGGTATACCAGTTTCTGATATGGGCGCTAATGATATTGAGCATTTGAAAAATCTTGATAAGCGTCTGAAAAGTAAGGTAATCGGTCAAGATGAAGCGGTTGAAATGGTAGCAAAAGCAATTCGGCGTAACCGTGCGGGCTTTTCAGAGGGTGATCAGCCGATTGGAAGTTTTCTGTTTGTGGGCCCAACTGGCGTAGGAAAGACTGAATTAGCTAAGCAATTAGCCTTAGATATGTTTGGAAATGAAAATGCGATTATTCGGCTAGATATGAGTGAATATGCTGATCGTACAGCTGTGTCGAAATTAATTGGTACCTCGGCTGGATACGTAGGCTATGAAGATAATGCTAATACTCTAACTGAACGGGTTCGGCGTAATCCATATTCCATTGTATTATTAGATGAAATTGAAAAGGCTGATCCACAAGTATTAACGTTACTATTACAAGTGATGGATGATGGGCGCTTAACGGATGGACAAGGCAATGTCATTAATTTCAAAAATACGATTATTATTGCTACTTCTAATGCTGGCTTTGGTAATGAAGCATTAAGTGGTGACAAGCAACGAGATCAGTCATTAATGGATAAGTTAGCACCATTTTTCCGCCCAGAATTTCTGAACCGTTTTAATGGAATCGTGGAATTTTCACATCTGACTAAGCAAGACTTAAGTCAAATTGTCGATTTGATGTTGGCGGATGTACAAAAAACGTTAGCCAAAAAATCCATCAAACTTGAGGTAACTAAAGCGGCCAAAGATTGGCTGATGGAACAAGGCTATGATGAAGCAATGGGTGCGCGGCCATTACGGCGAGTAATTGAACAACAAATTCGTGATAAGGTAACGGATTTCTACCTTGACCACTTAGATGTCAAAAACTTGAAGGCTGATTTAGTGGATGGTGAGATTGTGATATCGGCAGCTTAG